The following coding sequences lie in one Arachis ipaensis cultivar K30076 chromosome B05, Araip1.1, whole genome shotgun sequence genomic window:
- the LOC107640335 gene encoding uncharacterized protein LOC107640335 — MAKQKAVGLIYGDWDESYSEIPRWVLGVQLTMPGTVAVLRTSPVRVGGQDGNSNILPVAFALVEGENAESWTFFLSNLRQHVTPQPGLLVISDRHNGIKSALEAPDGGWLPPSAYRAFCIRHVAANFALTFKGKDARRLLHRDEGRRFGHMTTNISECVNSILKGVRNLPVASLVKATYGRLAELFVRKGREAEAQVGTGQQFSQYLVKCIEANLKTARCFTVTLYDRDNSEFTVAETTPTGTFSLGTYRVSLASRTCDCGYFQALHFPCQHALACCAYARVSWSFYVHSVYQITSVFNVYRMGFTPLIPEGFWPPYDGPTVIPDPNRRRAREGRPRSTRIRTNMDEADPNRPKRCGLCRQPEHTRRSCPQVVGSSQTGRN, encoded by the exons atggcgaagcagaaggccgtTGGCCTCATctacggtgactgggatgagtcatacagCGAGATACCTAGGTGGGTGTTGGGTGTCCAGctgacgatgcctggtactgttgcGGTCCTCAGGACGAGCCCGGTTCGAGTTGGAGGACAG gacgggaactccaacattctaCCTGTCGCATTCGCACTAGTAGAGGGTGAGAATGCGGAGTCCTGGACATTCTTTCTCTCGAACCTTCGGCAGCACGTGACCCCGCAGCCCggtctgctggttatatcggATAGGCACAACGGCATCAAGTCTGCGCTTGAGGCCCCGGACGGAGGTTGGTTACCGCCATCTGCGTACCGTGCATTCTGCATACGACACGTAGCGGCTAATTTCGCccttaccttcaagggcaaagacgctAGGAGGCTTCTC CATCGCGATGAGGGGAGGAGATTCGGTCACATGACAACGAATATCTccgagtgtgtgaactcaatcctcaagggtgtaagaaATCTTCCTGTAGCATCCctggtgaaggcaacatatggTAGGCTGGCCGAACTCTTTGTTCGCAAGGGGCGAGAGGCTGAGGCCCAGGTGGGCACCGGACAGCAGTTCAGTCAGTATTTGGTGAAGTGTattgaggccaacttgaagacggccaggtgcttcacggtgacgtTGTATGACCGTgataactccgagttcaccgtaGCGGAGACCACTCCGACTGGTACTTTCTCATTGGGTACTTACCGAGTATCGCTTGCCTCCCGGACATGTGACTGTGGGTACTTTCAGGCGCTTCATTTCCCGTGTCAGCACGCACTTGCATGCTGTGCCTACGCACGTGTCAGCTGGAGCTTCTATGTTCATAGCGTCTATCAGATTACCTCGGTGTTCAATGTCTATCGGATGGGATTCACACCTCTAATCCCGGAGGGCTTCTGGCCACCTTACGATGGGCCCACCGTGATTCCGGACCCAAACAGAAGGCGTGCGAGAGAGGGGAGGCCTAGATCCACAAGGATACGGACAAATATGGATGAGGCAGATCCGAACAGGCCAAAACGGTGTGGCCTTTGTCGCCAACCCGAACACACTAGACGTAGCTGCCCACAGGTAGTAGGATCGTCTCAAACAGGGCGAAATTAG